The sequence CTTGCCGAGATAGCGGATGCGCATGCGGCCGCGCGCCTTGTTCTTGTGCTCTTCGCCCCACTTGATGGTGGGCAGCATGCTGGTGATGTCCTCGGACTGCCATAGCGCCTCGTACATCGCCACTTCGCCGCTCTTGCCCTTCAGGGGCGCGAGGTCGATCTGGCGCACGGCCGAGCGCCACTCGGCGCCGAGGTTCGCCACCATGTTCTCGGTGATGAGCACCTGGGCCGCCTTGGCCTGGCTGGTGACGCGGTTGGCGGTGTTCACGGTGGAGCCGAACACGTCGCGCTCCTCGGGAATCACCGGCCCGAAGTCGCAGCCGACGCGGATAGCCAGCGGCGCGCCGCCGCCCGAGACCACCTCGCCCTTGCTGATCGCCACCTGCATGTCGCGCGCGGCATTCATGGCGCCGTCCGCGGTGGGGAACGTCGCCATGACCTCGTCGCCGATGGTCTTCACCACCCGGCCGTTGTAGGTTTCCGTCGCGCGGCGCATGACGTCGATGCAACGGCCCACCGTCTCGCGCGCCTTGAAGTCGCCGAGGACCTCGTAGAGCTCGGTGCTGCCGACTACGTCTGCAAAGAGGACGGCGACTGAATTGTCCCTGGACATGTTCCCTCGTCCCGTGGTGTCCGGCATGCCCGAAGTCGGGCATATCCGCGGCGAGCATACTCGCTGCGCGGCGGCCGGTTCAACTCGTTATGTTAATTAAAGCCCGCGCTCACTGGCCACGCGAGGCGCCCGGCTTCAGCGCCGCCACGTAGACGATCCACGCCGGATCGTTCTCGCCCTGCTCCACCGGCGCGAAATCGCCGCTGGGTTCGCCGTCCTCGTCCTCGCCCTGCCAGTAGACCACGGTACGCGCGAAACCGGCCTCGAGCAGCAGTTCTTGCAGTTCCGGCAGCGTCCACAGGCGCCAGTCGTAGCTGAAAGCTCGGGGCATCTCGGAGCCGTCGGGGAAGCGGAAGTGGATGTAGCAGCGGTAGCGCGCGCTGACCGGGTCGAAGCTGTGCTGGTCCCAGACGTAGGTGAACAGCGAGTACTCCGTCTCCTCTTCCTGCTCGACATAGGCGTCGGCGCCGCCGTAGATGTCGAGCATGAAAACGCCGTCCTCGGCCAGCGCGGCGTATACGGCACGAAAGTAGTCCACCAGCTCGGCGCGGGTCTTGAAGGTCCACCAGCTGAAGTTGAAAGCCACGGCGATGTCGGCCGCACCGTCGGCATTGCTCGCCCCGGGGAGTCCGGCCAGGGACGCGCGGGTGTCGGCCGTGCGCACGTCGCCCTCCACCAGCGCCAGCCGGTCGCGCGCCTTGGGCTTGAGCCTGGCGGCGTGATGCGCCCGGCCCCAGCCCAGCACCTCGTGGTCGATGTCTACTG comes from Thioalkalivibrio sp. XN279 and encodes:
- a CDS encoding class I SAM-dependent methyltransferase, whose amino-acid sequence is MAKKKHQAKGQSQGKSKGQPKGKSKGQPKGKSKGKPKGKSRDNAAAKPRVTMADLADRHELYEASVQSVEHEIEFLASSFKALTGRKALALREDFCGTAAAACAWVRRGRERSAVAVDIDHEVLGWGRAHHAARLKPKARDRLALVEGDVRTADTRASLAGLPGASNADGAADIAVAFNFSWWTFKTRAELVDYFRAVYAALAEDGVFMLDIYGGADAYVEQEEETEYSLFTYVWDQHSFDPVSARYRCYIHFRFPDGSEMPRAFSYDWRLWTLPELQELLLEAGFARTVVYWQGEDEDGEPSGDFAPVEQGENDPAWIVYVAALKPGASRGQ
- a CDS encoding adenylate/guanylate cyclase domain-containing protein, giving the protein MSRDNSVAVLFADVVGSTELYEVLGDFKARETVGRCIDVMRRATETYNGRVVKTIGDEVMATFPTADGAMNAARDMQVAISKGEVVSGGGAPLAIRVGCDFGPVIPEERDVFGSTVNTANRVTSQAKAAQVLITENMVANLGAEWRSAVRQIDLAPLKGKSGEVAMYEALWQSEDITSMLPTIKWGEEHKNKARGRMRIRYLGKEVVVDPSRPTATLGRSEENDLVVKGNLISRLHARIEMSRDRFLLVDQSTNGSFIVTRKGEELFVRRDSVQISGEGVIGLGRVVQPGSSQAITFIQED